From one Synechocystis sp. PCC 6803 substr. PCC-P genomic stretch:
- a CDS encoding TetR/AcrR family transcriptional regulator, whose amino-acid sequence MLNPSTMPAKLTKAEQTRRTRRAILDRARHLFATKGYAATGTEEIISELAITRGALYHQFGDKRGLFKAVIVEAYEEITDYIQTKVQPLDNNWQQLIVGCRAFLEVAQQDELRRLVFVEAPAVLAADDLTEIDQYGFGLLHGSIQTAVSEGELDAVDAEGFAHLVNGSLNELAAWVAQSNDPERLTTAQCLVETLLVRHHHYG is encoded by the coding sequence ATGTTAAATCCATCCACCATGCCGGCTAAGTTAACCAAAGCAGAACAAACTCGACGCACTCGCCGCGCCATCCTTGACCGGGCCCGTCACCTGTTTGCCACCAAGGGGTACGCCGCCACTGGCACCGAAGAAATTATCAGTGAGCTAGCCATTACCAGGGGAGCTTTATATCATCAATTCGGGGACAAGCGGGGGCTGTTTAAAGCTGTCATCGTCGAGGCCTACGAAGAAATCACCGACTATATCCAAACGAAAGTTCAACCCCTAGATAATAATTGGCAACAGTTAATCGTCGGCTGTCGAGCATTTCTGGAAGTTGCCCAGCAGGATGAACTGCGGCGCTTGGTATTTGTGGAAGCTCCCGCAGTTTTGGCAGCGGATGACCTGACCGAAATTGATCAATATGGCTTTGGTTTGCTCCATGGGTCGATTCAGACCGCCGTTTCCGAAGGAGAACTTGACGCCGTCGATGCTGAGGGTTTTGCCCACTTGGTCAATGGTTCCTTGAATGAGTTGGCCGCCTGGGTAGCCCAGTCTAACGATCCAGAAAGGCTTACAACTGCCCAATGCTTGGTGGAAACATTACTGGTACGGCATCATCACTACGGTTAG
- the glgA gene encoding glycogen synthase GlgA: protein MYIVQIASECAPVIKAGGLGDVIYGLSRELELRGHCVELILPMYDCMRYDHIWGLHDAYRNLEVPWYGSSIFCDVFCGWVHGRLCFFIQPKSSDNFFNRGHYYGALDDHMRFAFFSKAAMEFLLRSNKRPDIIHCHDWQTGLVPVLLYEIYRFHGMDHQRVCYTIHNFKHQGIAGANILHATGLNNDSYYFSYDRLQDNFNPNAINFMKGGIVYSNYVNTVSPHHAWEARFSDISCGLGHTLEIHQQKFGGILNGLDYEVWNPEIDPLLASNFSVKTFGDKAKNKQALRERLLLETDDKKPMLCFIGRLDGQKGVHLVHHSIYYALSQGAQFVLLGSATEPNLSKWFWHEKQHLNDNPNVHLELGFDEELAHLIYGAADIIVVPSNYEPCGLTQMIGLRYGAVPVVRGVGGLVNTVFDRDYDQNHPPEKRNGFVFYQPDEYALETALSRAIALYKDDPVAFKTLALQGMAYDYSWNKPGLQYVEAYEYIRA, encoded by the coding sequence ATGTACATCGTTCAAATTGCCTCAGAATGCGCCCCCGTCATTAAGGCTGGGGGATTGGGGGATGTTATTTACGGCCTAAGCCGTGAATTGGAACTGCGGGGCCATTGCGTCGAGCTAATCCTACCCATGTACGATTGCATGCGCTATGACCACATCTGGGGTTTACACGATGCTTACCGCAACCTAGAGGTGCCCTGGTATGGAAGCTCAATCTTCTGTGATGTTTTTTGTGGCTGGGTTCACGGTAGGCTCTGCTTCTTCATTCAGCCCAAATCTTCTGATAACTTTTTCAATCGGGGTCATTATTATGGCGCTCTAGACGACCATATGCGCTTTGCCTTTTTCTCCAAGGCGGCCATGGAGTTTTTGCTACGCAGTAACAAACGCCCAGACATTATCCACTGCCACGATTGGCAAACGGGACTGGTGCCGGTGTTGTTGTATGAAATTTACCGTTTCCATGGCATGGACCATCAACGGGTTTGTTACACCATCCACAATTTCAAACACCAGGGTATTGCTGGAGCCAATATTCTCCACGCCACTGGGCTCAATAATGACAGTTATTATTTCAGCTACGATCGCCTGCAGGATAATTTCAATCCCAATGCGATTAACTTCATGAAGGGGGGCATTGTCTACTCCAACTATGTCAACACCGTTTCCCCCCACCATGCTTGGGAAGCCCGTTTTTCCGATATTTCCTGTGGCTTGGGCCATACCCTGGAAATCCATCAGCAAAAATTCGGCGGTATTTTGAACGGTTTGGATTACGAAGTGTGGAACCCAGAAATTGATCCTTTACTGGCGAGTAACTTCAGTGTCAAAACCTTTGGCGATAAGGCAAAAAATAAGCAAGCGTTACGGGAAAGATTACTGTTAGAAACGGATGATAAAAAACCCATGCTCTGCTTTATTGGCCGCTTGGATGGACAAAAAGGTGTGCACTTGGTGCATCACTCCATCTACTACGCCCTCAGCCAGGGAGCGCAATTTGTCCTGCTCGGCTCCGCCACCGAACCCAATCTGAGCAAATGGTTCTGGCATGAAAAACAACATCTCAACGATAACCCCAATGTCCATCTAGAGTTGGGCTTTGACGAGGAGCTGGCCCACTTAATTTACGGAGCGGCGGACATTATTGTGGTGCCCAGTAACTACGAACCCTGTGGTTTGACCCAAATGATTGGTCTGCGTTATGGGGCCGTTCCGGTGGTGCGGGGAGTAGGCGGTTTGGTAAATACTGTTTTCGACCGGGATTATGACCAGAACCATCCCCCGGAGAAACGTAATGGTTTTGTTTTCTATCAACCGGATGAGTATGCCCTGGAAACGGCCCTCAGTCGGGCGATCGCCTTGTATAAGGATGATCCCGTGGCTTTTAAAACCTTGGCCTTGCAGGGCATGGCCTACGACTACTCTTGGAATAAACCAGGGCTCCAATATGTGGAAGCCTACGAATACATCCGGGCTTAA